From Thermus tengchongensis, one genomic window encodes:
- the thrB gene encoding homoserine kinase, translating to MEGKVRLYVPATLANLGSGFDALGVALDLYLEVEAEPAREDAFFYEGEGHVEGTDNLIHQGYRAGMRALGLPPEPLRIRAFNPIPLARGMGSSSAALVAGVALADRFSGGSLGREGVFRVAAGVEGHPDNVAPAVYGGFVAALAEPPLAIPLPKPQGVYFVLAVPPYEVPTPLARAALPAKVPLKDAVFNLARSALWPAALSSGRLEALREACRDRLHQVYRAHLMPGILEAIEGALKAGALAAFVGGAGPTLAALAREDELEEVAKALEDYRGQGRTLVLNIGEGYFWKET from the coding sequence ATGGAAGGCAAAGTCCGCCTCTATGTCCCCGCCACCCTGGCCAACCTGGGCTCGGGGTTTGACGCCCTAGGGGTAGCCTTGGACCTCTACCTGGAGGTGGAAGCCGAGCCCGCAAGAGAGGACGCTTTTTTCTACGAGGGCGAGGGCCACGTGGAGGGAACGGACAACCTCATCCACCAGGGTTACCGGGCGGGGATGCGGGCCTTGGGCCTCCCGCCTGAACCCTTGCGCATCCGGGCCTTCAACCCCATCCCCCTGGCCCGAGGGATGGGAAGCTCCTCGGCGGCTCTGGTGGCGGGGGTGGCCCTGGCGGACCGCTTTTCCGGGGGTAGCCTTGGGCGGGAGGGGGTCTTCCGGGTGGCGGCTGGAGTAGAGGGCCACCCCGACAACGTGGCCCCCGCAGTCTACGGCGGCTTCGTGGCTGCCCTGGCGGAACCGCCTCTGGCCATCCCTCTCCCTAAGCCCCAGGGAGTGTACTTTGTGCTGGCCGTACCCCCCTACGAAGTGCCTACCCCCCTGGCCCGGGCGGCCTTGCCCGCGAAGGTTCCCTTAAAAGATGCCGTGTTTAACCTGGCCCGCAGTGCCCTTTGGCCTGCTGCCCTCTCCTCAGGAAGGCTAGAGGCCCTACGGGAAGCCTGCCGGGATCGCCTCCACCAGGTTTACCGCGCCCACTTGATGCCTGGCATCTTGGAAGCCATAGAAGGCGCCTTGAAAGCCGGGGCCCTGGCAGCCTTTGTGGGGGGAGCGGGTCCCACCCTAGCCGCCTTGGCCCGGGAGGATGAGCTGGAGGAGGTGGCAAAGGCCCTCGAGGACTACCGGGGACAAGGGCGTACGCTAGTGTTGAACATCGGGGAGGGATACTTCTGGAAGGAAACTTGA
- a CDS encoding heme lyase CcmF/NrfE family subunit yields MTPALLGNLGVSLALAFSLLGLALALLAYAQGDGRFLKGAKSLVLPAFLAALVAFLALEWALLTHDFSLAYVARNHSTQDPLWVTLVTPWAALEGSILLWGLLQTLYTLLASRKPLDPWRGSVVLAVLFGIQVFFFGVMATIASPFQTLPNPPTDGNGPNPLLQNHWMMAVHPVLMYLGFVGLSVPFAYAVAAMVVRRYQTWVGETRWWTLIAWGFLTAGKVAGMWWSYEVLGWGGYWAWDPVENASFIPWLLATAFLHTALVQETRGSFKAWNFAFVTLAFAATVLGTFLTRSGVIQSVHAFAEGPVGPAFLGFFLLVTGLGLGLLSRVSREVRDTVVFRPLSREGALLLGAFFFAGWALVVVLGTFYPLVVEAFTGAKVSVGAPFFNQVSAPIGVGVLLLMGVGPILPWRRPRAEVFRNLYLLLGVLLVGTLLGLLRGYTVGASLALGLFLYNTAAILLLVREGVLARLRAGLSPWGFLENRRRIGSLVVHFAVALMGLGIAFSQAYRLESEKTLYRGQAWEAGGVRMEFLGVRALDEGRRFAVEASLRTDRFGEVRPRLHFYPQMNSPLPAPKVVYTPGNDYYFLLMDFDREKGEWASIRLIVTPLVFWMWVAGGLMALGTLYILWPTAKREELKGVSPA; encoded by the coding sequence GTGACCCCGGCGCTTCTCGGCAACCTGGGCGTGAGCCTGGCCCTGGCCTTCAGCCTTCTGGGCCTGGCTTTGGCCCTTCTTGCCTATGCCCAGGGTGATGGGCGCTTTCTTAAGGGGGCCAAGTCCTTGGTCCTGCCCGCCTTCCTGGCCGCTTTGGTGGCCTTTTTGGCCCTGGAATGGGCCCTCCTCACCCACGACTTCAGCCTGGCCTACGTGGCCCGCAACCACTCCACCCAGGATCCCCTCTGGGTTACCCTGGTGACCCCCTGGGCGGCCCTCGAGGGGAGTATCCTCCTTTGGGGCCTGCTGCAAACCCTCTACACCCTTTTGGCCAGCCGCAAACCCCTGGACCCGTGGCGGGGCTCAGTGGTGTTGGCCGTGCTTTTCGGTATCCAGGTCTTCTTCTTCGGGGTGATGGCCACCATCGCCAGTCCCTTCCAAACCCTGCCCAACCCGCCAACGGATGGCAATGGGCCTAACCCTCTTTTGCAGAACCACTGGATGATGGCCGTCCACCCGGTCCTCATGTACCTGGGCTTTGTGGGCTTAAGCGTGCCCTTCGCCTACGCCGTGGCGGCCATGGTGGTCCGCCGCTACCAGACCTGGGTGGGGGAGACCCGGTGGTGGACCCTGATCGCCTGGGGTTTCCTCACCGCCGGGAAGGTGGCGGGAATGTGGTGGAGCTACGAGGTCCTAGGCTGGGGCGGGTACTGGGCCTGGGACCCGGTGGAAAACGCCAGCTTCATCCCTTGGCTTTTGGCCACCGCCTTCCTGCACACCGCCCTCGTCCAGGAGACCCGGGGGTCCTTTAAGGCTTGGAACTTCGCCTTCGTCACCCTGGCCTTCGCCGCCACGGTGCTGGGGACCTTCCTCACCCGGAGCGGGGTGATCCAGTCGGTCCATGCCTTCGCCGAGGGGCCCGTGGGGCCTGCCTTCCTGGGCTTCTTCCTCCTGGTTACTGGCTTGGGGCTTGGTCTTCTTTCCCGGGTTAGCCGGGAGGTGCGGGACACCGTGGTTTTCCGGCCCCTTTCCCGGGAGGGGGCTCTTCTCCTAGGGGCCTTCTTCTTCGCCGGCTGGGCCTTGGTGGTGGTGCTCGGCACCTTTTACCCCCTTGTGGTGGAGGCCTTCACCGGGGCTAAGGTGAGCGTGGGGGCCCCCTTCTTCAACCAGGTTTCCGCGCCCATCGGGGTAGGGGTCCTGCTCCTCATGGGGGTGGGGCCCATCCTGCCCTGGCGGAGGCCTAGGGCGGAGGTCTTCCGCAACCTGTACCTCCTGCTGGGGGTCTTGCTGGTGGGCACCCTGCTTGGGCTTCTTCGGGGCTATACCGTGGGGGCTTCCCTGGCCCTGGGGCTTTTCCTCTACAACACCGCCGCCATCCTCCTCTTGGTGCGGGAGGGGGTGCTGGCCCGTCTTAGGGCCGGGCTTTCCCCCTGGGGGTTCTTGGAGAACCGTAGGCGGATAGGAAGCCTTGTGGTCCACTTTGCCGTGGCCCTCATGGGGCTTGGCATCGCCTTCAGCCAGGCCTACCGCCTGGAGAGCGAAAAAACCCTTTATCGTGGGCAGGCTTGGGAGGCGGGGGGGGTGCGCATGGAGTTCCTGGGGGTGCGGGCCTTGGACGAGGGGAGGCGCTTTGCCGTGGAGGCTTCCTTGCGCACGGACCGCTTCGGGGAGGTGCGCCCCCGGCTTCACTTCTACCCCCAGATGAACTCCCCTCTGCCCGCCCCTAAGGTGGTCTACACCCCGGGCAACGACTACTACTTCCTCCTCATGGACTTTGACCGGGAGAAGGGGGAGTGGGCTTCTATCCGTCTCATCGTTACCCCCCTGGTCTTCTGGATGTGGGTGGCGGGGGGGCTCATGGCCTTGGGTACCTTGTACATCCTCTGGCCCACGGCTAAGCGGGAAGAGCTTAAGGGGGTGAGCCCAGCGTGA
- a CDS encoding 30S ribosomal protein THX, protein MGKGDRRTRRGKIWRGTYGKYRPRKKK, encoded by the coding sequence ATGGGTAAGGGCGACCGTCGCACCCGGAGGGGCAAGATCTGGCGGGGCACCTACGGCAAGTACCGTCCGCGCAAGAAGAAGTAG
- a CDS encoding DUF4388 domain-containing protein, producing MEGNLNTIPLAELLELIHTSRRSGVLEVKVDYLPLALRFAGGEVVGAAILDWEGLEALFSFPLHPQEGVFRFGVTPPSADKPLMPFSTLLGEWARVNDEWERFRTLVDSPSRVLEAIRPKPPYEAFQGGKSVRAAAKAWGVPLLIAMERAYMGVREGDLYPLRRYAWYALRIKYQGRKGKTLEEFGQLQALLDGTRNLGEVIASGVPIGLVRRYLVQALASGELTPPGRGWLLRDLTWEMEKEEVT from the coding sequence CTGGAAGGAAACTTGAACACCATCCCCCTTGCAGAGCTCCTGGAGCTCATCCACACCAGCCGCCGCTCGGGCGTCTTGGAAGTGAAGGTGGACTACCTGCCCCTCGCCCTGCGCTTCGCCGGGGGGGAGGTGGTGGGGGCGGCCATCCTGGACTGGGAAGGCCTCGAGGCCCTCTTCAGTTTCCCCCTGCATCCCCAGGAAGGGGTTTTCCGCTTCGGGGTAACCCCACCCTCCGCGGACAAGCCCCTCATGCCCTTCTCCACCCTCCTGGGGGAGTGGGCCCGGGTCAACGACGAGTGGGAGCGGTTCCGCACCCTGGTGGACTCCCCCAGCCGGGTCCTCGAGGCCATCCGGCCCAAGCCTCCCTACGAGGCCTTCCAGGGGGGGAAAAGTGTCCGGGCAGCCGCCAAGGCCTGGGGGGTTCCCCTCCTCATCGCCATGGAACGGGCCTACATGGGGGTAAGGGAAGGGGACCTTTACCCCCTTCGCCGCTATGCCTGGTACGCCCTAAGGATCAAGTACCAGGGAAGGAAGGGGAAGACCCTGGAGGAGTTCGGCCAGCTTCAGGCCCTTCTGGACGGCACCCGCAACCTGGGGGAGGTGATCGCTTCGGGGGTGCCCATCGGCCTGGTGCGCCGGTACCTGGTGCAGGCCCTGGCCTCAGGGGAACTCACCCCCCCGGGCCGGGGATGGCTCCTGAGGGACCTCACCTGGGAAATGGAAAAGGAAGAGGTAACCTAG
- a CDS encoding NAD(P)H-hydrate dehydratase, with protein sequence MRLFTPEAMREADRKAAEMGYPSLLLMEWAGWKAARVYRELFGHRPAVVLAGKGNNGGDGLVLARHLLLEGVAVRVYAAEGQEGDALLARQALEAHGLDLRPLEEAAWGPGEVLVDALFGTGLKGPLGGLYAGLVDRVNASGLPVLALDLPSGLPYAPHVRATATVAFAALKTPHLLLREACGRLFLAEIGLPRHLLEREDLPEVATPEALLPLLPQRPLTAHKGSVGRVGVLGGFRGEGLRYAGAPVLAAWGAYRMGAGLVHLVAPEGTPLEPLEAVFHPVEAPALPSMRVEALAVGMGGGPWGREWALAALQAQLPTVLDADALQPEVVEAYRKAGVKAVLTPHAGEAGRLLGKAPEEVAQDPLASAQALAGATGQVVVLKGNPTVVAEGSRLSVNPTGNPALATGGTGDVLSGAIAALLAAGLAPFDAARLGVYLHGLAGDLLAAEKGVGLLAREVAEALPRAREALVRGQSPLPFAWV encoded by the coding sequence ATGAGGCTCTTCACCCCCGAGGCCATGCGGGAAGCGGACCGCAAGGCAGCCGAGATGGGCTACCCCAGCCTCCTCCTCATGGAGTGGGCGGGGTGGAAGGCGGCGAGGGTCTACCGGGAGCTTTTTGGCCACCGCCCCGCCGTGGTGCTGGCGGGCAAGGGGAATAACGGCGGCGACGGCCTGGTCCTGGCCCGGCACCTCCTCCTGGAAGGCGTAGCCGTGCGGGTCTACGCCGCGGAGGGGCAGGAGGGGGACGCCCTCTTGGCCCGGCAGGCCCTCGAGGCCCACGGGCTGGACCTGCGCCCCCTGGAGGAAGCCGCCTGGGGGCCGGGCGAGGTGCTGGTGGACGCCCTTTTCGGCACCGGGCTGAAGGGGCCCCTGGGGGGCCTTTACGCCGGGCTGGTGGACCGGGTGAACGCCTCCGGCCTCCCCGTCCTGGCCCTGGACCTGCCCTCGGGGCTTCCCTACGCCCCCCACGTGCGGGCCACGGCCACCGTGGCCTTTGCCGCCCTCAAAACCCCCCACCTCCTCCTGCGGGAGGCTTGCGGCCGACTCTTCCTGGCGGAAATCGGCCTGCCCCGGCACCTCCTGGAGCGGGAGGACCTGCCCGAGGTGGCCACGCCGGAGGCCCTCCTCCCCCTCCTGCCCCAGCGCCCCCTCACCGCCCACAAGGGGAGCGTGGGCCGGGTGGGGGTCTTGGGGGGGTTTCGGGGGGAGGGGCTCCGCTACGCCGGGGCCCCGGTCCTGGCCGCTTGGGGCGCCTACCGCATGGGAGCGGGATTGGTGCACCTGGTGGCCCCGGAAGGCACCCCCCTGGAGCCCCTCGAGGCCGTCTTCCACCCCGTGGAAGCCCCTGCTCTCCCGTCCATGCGGGTGGAGGCCCTGGCGGTGGGGATGGGCGGGGGGCCTTGGGGGCGGGAGTGGGCGTTGGCGGCCCTTCAGGCCCAGCTACCCACGGTGCTGGACGCCGACGCCCTCCAGCCCGAGGTGGTGGAGGCCTACCGCAAGGCCGGAGTCAAAGCCGTCCTCACCCCCCACGCAGGGGAAGCGGGCAGGCTCCTCGGGAAGGCCCCCGAGGAGGTGGCCCAAGACCCCCTGGCCTCGGCCCAGGCCCTGGCGGGGGCCACGGGGCAGGTGGTGGTACTGAAGGGCAACCCCACGGTGGTGGCGGAAGGTAGCCGCCTCTCCGTGAACCCCACGGGCAACCCCGCCCTGGCCACCGGGGGCACGGGGGATGTCCTCTCCGGGGCCATCGCCGCCCTTTTGGCAGCCGGCCTTGCCCCCTTTGACGCCGCAAGGCTTGGGGTCTACCTCCACGGCCTCGCCGGGGACTTGCTGGCGGCGGAAAAGGGGGTTGGGCTTTTAGCCCGCGAGGTGGCGGAGGCCCTGCCCCGGGCCAGGGAAGCCCTGGTGCGAGGGCAAAGCCCCCTGCCCTTCGCCTGGGTGTAA
- a CDS encoding Rieske 2Fe-2S domain-containing protein, whose translation MKRRDLVFYIPVAVAGGFFLWLGVRTYNLRFRPRPGVGEPTWKEGPKVAVARRGELAVWQVKPFEYPLPLGPLRAFLLCLPEPVLGGLSLGEEHYLALSRICTHQGCTVNYVPDPEAASILYNVRLERPFLGCPCHFGAFDPLLGGKAVYGPPRYPLPRLRLEAEGDTLYATGHEVPLRPMEGT comes from the coding sequence ATGAAGCGGCGGGACCTTGTCTTCTACATCCCGGTGGCGGTGGCCGGGGGGTTTTTCCTCTGGCTTGGGGTGCGCACCTATAACCTCCGCTTCCGCCCAAGGCCCGGGGTGGGGGAGCCCACCTGGAAGGAGGGACCGAAGGTGGCGGTGGCCCGGCGGGGAGAGCTTGCCGTGTGGCAGGTGAAGCCCTTTGAGTACCCCTTGCCCTTAGGGCCCTTGAGGGCTTTCCTTCTCTGCCTGCCCGAGCCGGTTTTGGGAGGGCTTTCCCTGGGGGAGGAACACTACCTGGCCTTAAGCCGCATCTGTACCCACCAGGGGTGCACTGTGAACTATGTTCCCGATCCTGAGGCGGCCTCTATCCTCTACAACGTGCGCCTTGAGAGGCCCTTTTTGGGCTGCCCCTGCCACTTTGGGGCTTTTGACCCCCTCCTTGGGGGGAAGGCGGTGTACGGGCCCCCCCGCTACCCCCTGCCCCGCCTCCGCCTCGAGGCGGAAGGGGACACCCTCTACGCTACTGGGCACGAGGTGCCTTTAAGGCCCATGGAGGGTACTTAG
- a CDS encoding TlpA family protein disulfide reductase — MRSWLWLLVVVALGGLFYWGMQRNPKELPSVLAKERRPAPDFTLPVLPPYQGEWGETFKLSDHLGGRPIVLNFWASWCYPACYEEAPVLEATWRRYKDQVLFVGINTQDKEGDALRFIGQFGLTFPQVFDPRGRVGVDYGMYGVPETFVIDREGRVVVRHAGAIDAATLERYLKEVLP, encoded by the coding sequence TTGAGGAGCTGGCTGTGGCTCCTTGTGGTCGTGGCCTTGGGGGGGCTTTTTTACTGGGGAATGCAACGAAACCCCAAAGAGCTTCCTTCGGTGCTGGCCAAGGAGCGCCGTCCTGCCCCGGACTTTACCCTGCCGGTGCTGCCCCCTTACCAAGGGGAATGGGGGGAAACCTTCAAGCTCTCCGACCACCTCGGTGGGAGGCCCATCGTGCTCAACTTCTGGGCCAGCTGGTGCTACCCTGCCTGTTACGAGGAGGCCCCGGTCCTCGAGGCCACCTGGCGCCGGTACAAGGACCAGGTGCTGTTTGTGGGCATCAACACCCAGGACAAGGAGGGGGATGCCCTGCGCTTCATAGGGCAGTTTGGCCTCACCTTCCCCCAGGTCTTTGACCCCCGGGGCCGGGTGGGGGTGGACTACGGCATGTACGGGGTACCGGAGACCTTCGTCATAGACCGGGAGGGCCGGGTGGTGGTCCGCCATGCGGGGGCCATCGACGCGGCTACTCTGGAGAGGTACCTGAAGGAGGTGCTCCCATGA
- the ccmE gene encoding cytochrome c maturation protein CcmE, whose amino-acid sequence MRAKYLVGLLVILGALAYLIFGGLGQNLVYFLTPSEYLQDQARYQNRPVRLGGLVKEGTVRYDRDQLELRFILTDGVAEVPVVHKGTPPGMFKEGQGVVVEGRFQGDHFQGTNLLVKHSETYQAPKAGWTPEEVRKLIEEAK is encoded by the coding sequence ATGAGGGCCAAGTACCTGGTGGGGCTTTTGGTCATCCTGGGCGCCTTGGCCTACTTGATCTTCGGCGGCCTTGGCCAGAACCTGGTTTACTTCCTCACCCCTTCCGAGTACCTCCAGGACCAGGCCCGCTACCAGAACCGTCCTGTGCGCCTGGGCGGCTTGGTGAAGGAGGGGACGGTGCGCTACGACAGGGACCAGCTGGAGCTCCGCTTCATCCTCACCGATGGGGTGGCGGAGGTGCCCGTGGTGCACAAGGGCACGCCCCCGGGGATGTTCAAGGAGGGGCAGGGGGTGGTGGTGGAGGGACGGTTCCAGGGCGACCACTTCCAAGGCACCAACCTCCTGGTGAAACACTCCGAAACCTACCAGGCTCCCAAGGCGGGTTGGACTCCGGAGGAAGTGCGCAAGCTCATTGAGGAGGCCAAGTGA
- the tyrS gene encoding tyrosine--tRNA ligase has translation MAGADTKPSPEEALALLKRGAEEIIPEEELLVKLKEGRPLVVKLGADPTRPDLHLGHAVVLRKMRQFQELGHKVVLIIGDFTGMIGDPSGRSKTRPPLTLEETRENARTYVEQAGKILRQEPHLFELRYNSEWLEKLTFKEVVRLTSLMTVAQMLEREDFKKRYEDGIPISLHEFLYPFAQAYDSVAIRADIEMGGTDQKFNLLVGREVQRAYGQPPQVAFLMPLLVGLDGREKMSKSLDNYIGVAEPPEAMFKKLMWVPDALLESYFRLLTDLEEAEIQTLLKAGPVPAHRVLARLLTAAYALPTIPARIDRAFYESLGYAWEALGKDKEAGPEAVRQAEARYDQVAKGLIPENVPEVLIPPSELKEGRIWVARLFTLAGLTPSNAEARRLIQNRGLRLDGELIEDATLEVDLSRPRILQRGKDRFVRVRLAD, from the coding sequence ATGGCAGGCGCCGACACCAAGCCTTCTCCGGAAGAAGCCTTGGCCCTCCTCAAGCGGGGGGCCGAGGAGATCATCCCCGAGGAGGAACTCCTCGTAAAACTCAAGGAGGGCCGCCCGTTGGTGGTCAAGCTGGGGGCCGACCCCACCCGGCCGGATCTGCACCTGGGGCACGCGGTGGTCCTGAGGAAGATGCGCCAGTTCCAGGAGCTTGGGCACAAGGTGGTGCTCATTATCGGAGACTTCACGGGCATGATCGGGGATCCCTCGGGGCGGAGCAAGACCCGGCCCCCCTTGACCCTGGAGGAAACCCGGGAAAACGCCAGAACCTACGTGGAGCAGGCGGGGAAGATCCTCAGGCAGGAACCCCACCTCTTTGAGCTCCGCTACAACTCCGAGTGGCTGGAAAAGCTCACCTTCAAGGAGGTGGTGCGCCTCACCTCCCTCATGACCGTGGCCCAGATGTTGGAAAGGGAGGACTTCAAAAAGCGCTACGAGGACGGCATCCCCATCTCCTTGCACGAGTTCCTCTATCCCTTCGCCCAGGCCTACGACTCCGTGGCCATCCGTGCGGACATCGAGATGGGGGGCACGGACCAAAAGTTCAACCTCCTGGTGGGCCGGGAGGTGCAACGGGCCTACGGCCAACCCCCCCAGGTGGCCTTCCTCATGCCCCTTTTGGTGGGCCTGGACGGGCGGGAAAAGATGAGCAAGAGCCTGGACAACTACATCGGGGTGGCCGAGCCCCCCGAGGCGATGTTCAAGAAGCTCATGTGGGTGCCCGACGCCCTTCTGGAAAGCTACTTCCGCCTTCTTACCGACCTCGAGGAGGCCGAGATCCAAACCCTTCTAAAGGCAGGCCCCGTCCCCGCCCACCGGGTCCTGGCCCGCCTCCTCACCGCCGCCTACGCCCTGCCCACCATCCCTGCCCGCATCGACCGGGCCTTTTATGAAAGCCTGGGCTACGCCTGGGAAGCCTTGGGCAAGGACAAGGAGGCGGGGCCGGAAGCCGTGCGCCAGGCGGAGGCCCGCTACGACCAGGTGGCCAAGGGCCTCATCCCTGAGAACGTGCCCGAGGTGCTCATCCCCCCTTCCGAGCTGAAGGAGGGGCGCATCTGGGTGGCGAGGCTTTTCACCCTGGCAGGCCTCACCCCTTCCAACGCCGAGGCCCGAAGGCTCATCCAGAACAGGGGCCTCAGGCTGGATGGGGAGCTTATAGAGGATGCGACCCTCGAGGTGGACCTTTCCCGCCCCCGCATCCTCCAGCGGGGCAAGGACCGCTTCGTACGGGTGCGGCTGGCGGACTAA
- a CDS encoding SIR2 family NAD-dependent protein deacylase: MERLEEARARLRAARRVAVLTGAGISKPSGIPTFRDAEGLWKEFNPLDYATPEAYARNPEKVWAWYAWRIAKVREALPNPAHLALVRLEEEVLARGGEFLLVTQNVDGLHALAGSRNLVELHGNLLRARCEACGHRFLLPDPFTPPPFCPLCGHRARPDVVWFGEFLPEGAWEKAEKAFAQADVALVVGTSAEVEPAASLGRIAFTGGAYLIEVNPEPTPLTPLAHLSLRMGAVEGLQALGYGESGTHPSASG, from the coding sequence ATGGAGCGGCTGGAGGAAGCCCGCGCCCGCCTGCGGGCAGCCCGGCGGGTGGCGGTTCTCACCGGAGCGGGCATCTCCAAGCCCTCGGGGATTCCCACCTTCCGGGATGCGGAGGGGCTTTGGAAGGAGTTTAACCCCCTGGATTACGCCACCCCGGAGGCTTACGCCCGGAACCCGGAGAAGGTTTGGGCCTGGTACGCCTGGCGCATCGCCAAGGTGCGGGAGGCCCTTCCCAACCCGGCCCACCTGGCCCTGGTGCGCTTGGAGGAGGAGGTTTTGGCGCGAGGGGGGGAGTTCCTCCTGGTTACCCAGAACGTGGACGGCCTCCACGCCCTGGCGGGGAGCCGGAACCTAGTGGAGCTTCACGGCAACCTCCTCCGGGCCCGCTGTGAGGCGTGCGGGCATCGGTTTTTGCTCCCCGACCCTTTCACCCCTCCACCCTTCTGTCCCCTTTGTGGGCATAGGGCCCGGCCCGACGTGGTCTGGTTTGGGGAGTTCTTACCTGAGGGGGCTTGGGAGAAGGCGGAAAAGGCCTTTGCCCAGGCGGATGTGGCCCTGGTGGTGGGCACCAGCGCCGAGGTGGAACCTGCGGCTTCCTTGGGACGCATTGCCTTCACAGGCGGGGCTTATCTGATTGAGGTCAATCCCGAGCCCACCCCCCTTACCCCCTTGGCCCACCTATCCTTGCGGATGGGGGCGGTGGAGGGCTTGCAGGCGCTGGGATATGGGGAGAGTGGAACGCATCCTTCGGCTTCTGGCTGA
- a CDS encoding c-type cytochrome — MMATLIFLVLFFLGLYLALRPLRGPREPFPEPPRREELLKELEVLKEEVKGLEGEERKLAMARVVELERALDGWRPPEPRPFNPWPVALALGVVVLLGVGLWRYTLPRLPGETTVTQRAEARELKALQDKAKRTGEVADLLAWGRRAYELQALDQAAEAYLEVLRKDPRNVEAVRRVGILLFMGGRLEEAEMFLQIAQHADPTAAEGWLFLGNIYFQKGQAQEAIAAWEKYLEVGGEARERVEGLIAMARTQAQGGTDGKTVYQARCAACHGAEAQGGVGPRLKGNPILKAPEAVREIVLKGRGQMPAVPLAEGELKALLDYLSGL, encoded by the coding sequence ATGATGGCCACCCTTATCTTTCTGGTTCTGTTCTTTCTTGGTCTCTACTTGGCTTTAAGGCCTCTTCGGGGGCCCCGGGAACCCTTCCCCGAGCCTCCCCGGCGGGAGGAGCTTCTCAAGGAGCTCGAGGTCCTGAAGGAGGAGGTGAAGGGCCTGGAGGGGGAGGAGAGGAAGCTGGCTATGGCCCGGGTGGTGGAGTTGGAACGGGCCTTGGACGGTTGGCGCCCTCCCGAGCCTCGTCCCTTCAACCCCTGGCCTGTGGCCCTGGCCCTGGGGGTGGTGGTCCTCCTGGGGGTGGGGCTTTGGCGCTACACCCTGCCCAGGCTTCCCGGGGAGACCACGGTGACGCAAAGGGCCGAGGCCAGGGAGCTTAAGGCGCTTCAGGACAAGGCCAAGCGCACCGGGGAGGTGGCGGACCTCCTGGCCTGGGGGAGGCGGGCCTACGAGCTTCAGGCCTTGGATCAGGCGGCGGAGGCCTACCTGGAGGTCTTGAGGAAGGACCCCAGGAACGTGGAGGCGGTGCGCCGGGTGGGGATCCTCCTCTTCATGGGCGGGAGGCTGGAGGAGGCGGAGATGTTCCTGCAGATCGCCCAGCACGCCGACCCCACGGCCGCCGAGGGGTGGCTCTTCCTGGGGAACATCTACTTCCAGAAGGGCCAGGCGCAGGAGGCCATCGCCGCTTGGGAGAAGTATCTGGAGGTGGGCGGGGAGGCCAGGGAAAGGGTGGAGGGTCTCATCGCCATGGCCCGCACCCAGGCCCAGGGGGGAACGGATGGGAAAACGGTCTACCAGGCCCGTTGTGCCGCCTGCCACGGAGCCGAGGCCCAGGGGGGAGTGGGGCCTAGGCTTAAGGGAAACCCCATCCTGAAAGCCCCGGAGGCGGTGAGGGAGATCGTGCTCAAGGGCCGGGGCCAGATGCCGGCGGTGCCCTTAGCTGAGGGGGAGCTGAAGGCCCTGCTGGACTACCTATCCGGCCTATGA
- a CDS encoding cytochrome c-type biogenesis protein: MRFLLLLAFLVLSAWAQESPASPPPDLPPEVFAIARELRCPVCQGESAAESNSGVAVEMRRIIAEMLQEGRTKEEIKAFFVDRYGEWILYEPPRRGVTLWVWVLPVFGLVLLGLGLFAYFRPKKPLPPELLEEAERRLKEPPA, from the coding sequence ATGAGATTCCTCTTGCTGTTGGCCTTCCTGGTCCTTTCCGCCTGGGCCCAGGAGAGCCCTGCCTCCCCGCCCCCGGACCTCCCTCCGGAGGTCTTTGCCATCGCCCGGGAGCTTCGCTGTCCCGTGTGCCAAGGGGAGTCGGCGGCGGAGTCCAACTCCGGGGTGGCGGTGGAGATGCGGCGCATCATCGCCGAGATGCTCCAGGAGGGCAGGACCAAGGAGGAGATCAAGGCTTTCTTCGTGGACCGGTATGGGGAGTGGATCCTCTACGAGCCTCCCAGGCGGGGGGTGACCCTTTGGGTCTGGGTGTTGCCAGTTTTCGGTCTGGTCCTTTTGGGCCTGGGGCTTTTCGCCTACTTCCGGCCCAAGAAACCCCTGCCCCCTGAGCTTCTGGAGGAGGCGGAGCGTCGGCTTAAGGAGCCTCCCGCATGA
- the rpsT gene encoding 30S ribosomal protein S20, with product MAQKKPKRNLSALKRHRQSLKRRLRNKAKKSAIKTLSKKAVLLAQEGKAEEALKIMRMAQSLIDKAAKGSTLHKNAASRRKSRLMRKVQKYLSAVSA from the coding sequence ATGGCGCAGAAGAAGCCTAAGAGGAACCTTTCCGCTCTGAAGCGGCACCGGCAGTCTTTGAAGCGCAGGCTTCGTAACAAGGCCAAGAAGTCGGCCATCAAGACCTTGAGCAAGAAGGCTGTGCTTCTGGCCCAGGAGGGCAAGGCCGAGGAAGCTTTGAAGATCATGCGCATGGCGCAGAGCCTCATCGATAAGGCGGCCAAGGGGTCCACCCTGCACAAGAACGCCGCTTCTCGGAGGAAGTCGCGCCTTATGCGTAAGGTGCAGAAGTACCTTTCCGCGGTGAGCGCCTAG